One window of the Dehalococcoidia bacterium genome contains the following:
- a CDS encoding NrpR regulatory domain-containing protein — translation MIGTETQEVERKVLAILRIVSESQEPVGARIVARRLCDYGIDLTERGVRYHLKLTDERGLTRLVGRDGRLVTDHGREEIASALVRDKVGLALSRIEMRAFQTSFDLKSRSGLVPVNVSLFPKEKFSKALAAMTPAFRAGLCAGDRVVVVSEGERLGDMVIPAGKIGFGTICSVLINGVLLKSGIPMDSRFGGILQIRNRLPLRFVELVHYAGSSLDPSEIFIRGKMTSVGQAAKQGNGKILANFREIPAVCRPIVEKAIAGLKEAGLHGVLMMGTTSESVCETPVDLNKVGMILIGGMNPIAAAEEVGIQADNKAMSAVVDYKALTVFEELLK, via the coding sequence TTGATCGGGACAGAAACCCAGGAAGTTGAGCGCAAGGTTTTAGCCATTCTGAGAATCGTCAGCGAATCTCAAGAACCCGTCGGGGCGCGCATCGTGGCACGGCGCTTGTGCGACTATGGGATAGACCTGACCGAACGAGGCGTTCGATACCACCTCAAACTCACTGATGAAAGGGGCTTGACCCGCTTGGTGGGCCGTGATGGAAGGCTTGTTACCGACCATGGCAGGGAAGAGATTGCCAGCGCTCTGGTGCGGGACAAGGTAGGATTGGCGCTATCCAGAATCGAAATGCGGGCCTTCCAGACCAGTTTCGATCTGAAATCGAGATCCGGATTAGTGCCGGTAAATGTGTCCCTGTTCCCTAAAGAGAAGTTCAGCAAGGCTCTTGCCGCCATGACTCCGGCATTTCGAGCCGGACTGTGCGCTGGAGACCGGGTAGTTGTAGTATCGGAGGGGGAGCGTCTGGGCGACATGGTTATACCCGCCGGCAAGATCGGATTCGGCACAATATGCAGCGTGCTTATCAATGGCGTGCTGCTCAAATCCGGCATTCCGATGGATTCCCGTTTTGGGGGCATTCTTCAAATTCGTAATCGCCTTCCACTTCGTTTCGTGGAGCTTGTTCATTATGCCGGCTCCTCTCTCGATCCATCCGAAATCTTCATCCGGGGAAAGATGACTTCGGTGGGCCAGGCAGCCAAGCAGGGCAACGGGAAAATACTGGCGAATTTCCGGGAAATTCCCGCCGTTTGCCGCCCCATTGTGGAAAAGGCTATCGCCGGCTTGAAAGAAGCAGGTCTGCACGGAGTGCTGATGATGGGCACCACCAGCGAATCGGTGTGCGAAACCCCGGTTGATCTTAACAAAGTAGGCATGATCCTCATCGGCGGTATGAATCCGATCGCCGCGGCCGAGGAAGTCGGAATCCAGGCCGATAACAAAGCCATGAGTGCGGTTGTTGACTATAAGGCGTTGACCGTATTCGAAGAACTGCTGAAATGA
- a CDS encoding NrpR regulatory domain-containing protein yields MAHGVERKRSAILEILRASEKPLSSSKIAEELLSRGLDVSERTVRLYLQQMDHEGLTSSLGKRGRIISGRGLDELDSSRTIERVGFLSAKIDRMTYGMKFDLTNRTGAVVINVTLVDPREFAKRVDMISKVYEEGYAMGHLLALLEPLEHVGHISVPGDMIGIGTVCSITLNGVLLKYGVPTNSRFGGLLELKDKKPTRFVEIITYDGTSIDPLEVFIRSGMTDYVGAIKNGNGRIGASFREFPAESRDLVEELALKLQKVGLGGFMKIGRPGQTLLEIPVSEGRAGAIVIGGLNPMAILEETGLRTYCRAMAGLIDFNRLFHYKELKSRIQAYI; encoded by the coding sequence GTGGCACATGGAGTCGAGAGAAAACGATCGGCAATTCTGGAAATCCTGCGAGCCAGTGAAAAGCCGCTCAGCAGCTCAAAGATAGCCGAAGAGCTTCTGTCGCGAGGGTTAGACGTCAGCGAGCGGACGGTGCGCCTGTATCTGCAGCAGATGGACCATGAAGGACTGACGAGCAGCCTGGGCAAACGCGGCCGCATCATCAGCGGCAGGGGATTGGACGAACTGGACTCTTCCCGGACCATCGAGCGAGTGGGTTTTTTGTCCGCCAAAATCGATCGAATGACCTACGGCATGAAGTTCGATCTGACCAATAGAACAGGGGCAGTGGTCATCAACGTCACGCTGGTGGATCCCAGGGAATTCGCCAAGCGCGTCGATATGATTAGTAAGGTATATGAAGAAGGCTATGCAATGGGCCATCTTCTGGCGCTCCTGGAGCCATTGGAACATGTCGGACATATCTCTGTGCCGGGGGATATGATAGGAATAGGCACGGTATGTTCCATCACTCTGAACGGCGTGTTGCTCAAATACGGCGTTCCCACCAACTCTCGTTTCGGCGGGCTTCTGGAACTCAAGGACAAGAAGCCGACCCGCTTTGTCGAAATCATCACCTACGATGGAACCAGCATCGATCCCCTTGAGGTTTTCATCCGCAGCGGCATGACGGACTACGTGGGCGCTATCAAAAACGGCAATGGGCGAATCGGCGCGAGCTTCCGCGAATTTCCGGCGGAGAGCCGTGATCTGGTGGAGGAACTGGCGCTCAAGCTGCAGAAGGTGGGCCTGGGCGGGTTTATGAAGATCGGACGCCCGGGTCAAACACTTCTGGAAATACCGGTGAGCGAAGGGAGAGCCGGGGCAATCGTCATCGGCGGGCTCAATCCGATGGCGATCCTTGAGGAGACGGGGTTACGCACCTATTGCAGAGCGATGGCCGGACTCATCGACTTCAACCGGCTGTTCCACTACAAAGAGCTGAAAAGTCGCATTCAGGCCTACATTTGA
- a CDS encoding response regulator transcription factor: MPKTTRARIFILTDDNALMRELSSALQSGNLDCVRIPYSREAIVTIGEENPNLLILDMDAFRGIADGLAFSRRLKTETRLPIIILLSEDALGDFGFTLAIDDFAVKPCKPVEMLARIKNVLLRKSNIESESLIKHGDLMIDLVKYEVSVAGRIIDLSFKEYELLKVLVSNKGRVLNRQILLDKVWGYDYYGGDRTVDVHIRRLRSKIEDADHSFVQTVRNVGYKFKEADSP, from the coding sequence ATGCCAAAAACAACCCGCGCCAGAATATTCATCCTTACCGACGATAATGCCCTGATGAGAGAGCTCTCTTCGGCACTTCAGTCCGGAAACCTCGACTGCGTGCGCATTCCGTATAGCAGAGAGGCTATTGTGACGATCGGAGAAGAAAACCCAAATCTACTCATCCTGGACATGGACGCCTTCCGGGGCATTGCCGACGGGCTGGCATTTTCACGACGGCTGAAGACAGAAACCCGGTTGCCTATCATCATCCTTCTGTCCGAGGACGCCCTCGGGGATTTTGGTTTCACGCTGGCCATTGATGACTTCGCCGTCAAACCCTGCAAACCTGTGGAAATGCTGGCCAGGATCAAGAACGTGTTGCTGCGAAAGAGCAACATTGAGAGCGAAAGTCTGATTAAGCACGGCGACCTGATGATCGATCTGGTCAAGTATGAAGTGTCTGTCGCCGGCAGGATAATAGACTTATCCTTCAAGGAATACGAGTTGCTCAAGGTTCTGGTCAGCAATAAGGGCAGGGTGCTCAATCGCCAGATTCTCCTGGACAAGGTCTGGGGATACGACTACTACGGCGGCGATCGTACGGTAGATGTGCATATCAGAAGATTACGCAGCAAGATCGAAGACGCCGACCATTCCTTCGTTCAGACAGTGCGGAATGTGGGCTACAAGTTCAAAGAGGCTGATTCTCCTTAG